In the genome of Oncorhynchus nerka isolate Pitt River linkage group LG4, Oner_Uvic_2.0, whole genome shotgun sequence, the window actttaagacatgaaggtcagtcaaaccggtacatttcaagaactttgaaggttTGTTCAAGTGGAGTCGGAAAAACCATCACGCTCTATGATGAAACATGCTCTCatgaggaacgccacaggaaaggaagacccaaagttacctctgctgcagaggataaattcattagagtttaccaacctcagaaattgcagcccaaataaatgcttcaagtaACTgacacacctcaacatcaactgttcagaggagactgtgtgaatcaggccttcgtggtcatatttctgcaaagaaaccactactaaaggacaccaataagaagaagagacttgcttgggctaagaaaaatgaccggtggaaatctgtcctttggttttgatgagtccaaatgagagattattggttccaaccgcagtgtctttgtgagacgcagagtaggtgaacggatgatctccgcatgtgtggttcccaccgtgaagcatggaggaggaggtgtgatggtgcttttcaggtgacaatgtcagtgatttatttagaattcaaggcatacttaacagcatggctaccacagcattcctcAGCagcacgccatcccatctggtttgggcttagtgggactatcatttgtttttcaacagaactggacgtgctacctgtcccagacctgctgttttcaactctctagagacagcaggagaggtagagatactctcaatgatcggctatgaaaagccaattgacatttactcctgaggtgctgacctgttgcaccctcgacaactactgtgattattattatttgaccatgctggtcatttatgaacatttgaacatcttggccatattctgttataatctccacccggcacagccagaagaggactggccgccCCTCATAGCGTGGTtccgctctaggtttcttcctaggttttggcatttctatggagtttttcctagccaccgtgtttctacacctgcattgcttgctgttttgggttttaggctgggtttcagtacagcactttgagatatcagctgatgtaagaagggccatataaatacatttgatttgattttgatttgagaacaatgacccaactcacctccaggctgtgtaagggctattttcccaagaagaagagtgatggagtgctgcatcagatgacctggcctccacaattaccccacctcaacccaattgacatggtttgagatgagttggaccgcagagtgaaggaaaagcagccaataagtgctcagcatatgtgggaactccttcaagactgttgggaaagcattccaggtgaagctggttgagagaaggccaagagttttcaaagctgtaatcaaggaaaCGGGCGGCtactttcatagttttgatgtctatactattattttacaatatggaaaatagtaaaaataaagaaaaacccttgattgagtaggtgtgtccaaacttttgactggcactgtgtaTACAACACAGGTATTCCCGTTTTTGACTGCAATGGGCCTTTAATTGGCCATGCATGCACTTATCCTATAAGATATTTTTGTAGAAAATTCTTTACATTTCACAAGAGCTTCCCCTCCCCAAAACTCGGTTCCCAGAAAGCATTTGGAATACTGTGCAGCTGAGTCTATCTGAAGGGTTGGGAACATTTTCTCAATCACTCCAGAGCTAATTCACTTTAATAGACATCCTGTAGCAAGCCCCACACTACAGGCATGTTCTGATTGATTAAAGTAATGTAGATAGTCATGGATCTTTTTTACATTATTTGAttgattaggatccccattagccgacgccaatggcgacagctagtcttactggggtccgacacatcACGAAAAAGACAAAAAAgtactttacaatttacatacagtacatttaaaAATATGAACATGTAGTTTTGTGTGTGcgtctatcagttacacatacatgttagtacatacacacaacaagtaggtcacatgggggagagacgttgtgaggtgttgctttatttgtttttgttttaaacaAACAAAGCaaaggtttgctgttcacttgggCTATATAAGAttaagggagttccatgcactcatggctctgtatagtACTGTACGTTTCCTTCAATTTGTTCTGCCCCTGGGGACTATCAAACTCTTAACCAATCATCGAAGGGAAAAAGTCATGTAAAAGCAAAAGTTAAAGTCCGTTTGGCTTTGTTGAtgaatatatactgtacattaatgtaTGATCTACTGTGTAATCATTCACATGTTTGAATGCCATTCATTTCCAGTTATGATGAATTTACCGGtagttaaaatacatttttgcttATTGTTTGTCACTAAAACTTTCCCAACCTTTGTGCTCTGACTCTTTCAGGGTAAGGTGCTAAGAGGCTGCTACCCAGGGCTCCCTATTGCTGTGCGGTTAATCAGATACAGTATGGACGGCAGTGGCAGTGGCTGGACTGGAGGTCTGCTGCCCTCTGTTAGCGAGAAGACAACAGAGGGGGACTCGGTCTTTGAGATGGCTGTTCAGAATGACTCGGCCAACCACAGCTCCCTGTTTGCAGACGTGGCTCTGCTGCAGAGCTTCAAGCTGCTCATCATCCCCTGCTActccctggtggtggtggtgggtgtgttGGGGAACTACCTGTTGCTCTACGTCATCTGCCGCACTCGCAAGATGCACAATGTCACCAACTTCTTCATAGGGAACCTGGCCTTCTCAGACATGCTGATGTGTGTgacctgtgtacccttaaccCTGGCCTATGCATTCAACCCTCGTGGCTGGGTGTTTGGGAGGTTCATGTGCTACCTGGTGTTCCTGATCCAGCCGGTTACCgtctatgtgtctgtcttcacccTCACCGCCATCGCTGTTGACAGGTGAGTGTACCCACTTTGACTCGAGAGAACGAAAAGCCCATGGGTTTTCAAAGGGCAGTTTCAAATTAAGTGAAACACATGAACTGTGAAAATAAAAATTAATTAAACACCACATCTGGAATAATGACGTTGTAATTGTTGATCTATATCTATGATTTATTTTTCTTCAATTCATTAAAATGAATACTGCTGTGCACTTTCCCTGCCAGGTACTACGCCACTGTGCATCCCCTGAAGAAGCGTACCTCTGTGTCCACCTGTGCTTACGTCCTGTCAGGGATCTGGCTGCTGTCCTGTGGCCTGGTGGCTCCGGCCGTGGCCCACACGTACCACGTGGAGTTCAAAGAGGAGGGCCTCACTATCTGTGAGGAGTTCTGGCtgggacaggagaaggagaggctaGCCTACGCCTACAGCACCCTGCTGGTTACCTATGTCCTGCCACTCTCCGCTGTCTGCACCTCCTATCTCTGCATCTCTTTCAAGCTGAGGAACTGCGTGGCGCCGGGACATCGGTCCCGAGACCAGGCAGAGGCACAGCGAGCCCGAAAGCGAAAGATCTTCCGTCTGGTGGCGTTAGTGGTGGCGGCCTTCGGGGTGTGCTGGCTGCCCATCCATGTGTTCAACGTGCTGCGTGACATCGATATCCGCCTAATCAACAAGCGCCACTTCCTGCTCATTCAGCTGCTGTGCCACCTGTGTGCCATGAGCTCCTCCTGCTGTAACCCCTTCTTGTATGCCTGGCTGCACGACCGCTTTCGTGCTGAGCTGCGCAAGATGTTCACCTGCCACCACCGCATCGGCATCCCCACCAACCACTGTGCTATGGCCAGTGTGGTCCTCTGACTGTGCAGGGACAAGGAGATAGAAGAGACACAAGACCTGTGATACCTGTGTAAGCATGTTGTAGGTCCAATTTCCTGATAATGTTCATGTTTGTTTGTGACCTAATGTAGACATAACAAGAGATCATCATGAACAATACAGGAAATCTTGGAATTACAGCTGATTATTGAGATATGAGGTGGTTTCCTCATTGTTCATAGGTAAACAAATCAATTGAACATAAATTAGGTGATTGACTGGAAATAATCATTAAATGAGCAGATTGAACAACAATAAGAAGAAGGTGAAATTCAATAGACAAAAAGAGCAAGAGATGAGAGACGAAAgacgagagaaagggagagagggagggagagaggaagagagagagagagagagagagagagagagagggggagatgtcaCTTCCCGTCAATCTATCCACGAGAGATTCATGTTTAACACTAGGAGAACAGTAGCAAACAGGAAAATCTGAATCCACAAAATGTTGTCAATGCTCATAAGAGGTCTTGTAAATAATACCATTAGTTAAGTAATCATCACAGTAGTTGCTACAGGAAGACATCTTCCATTCATCCAGGAGGACAGCTGTCTGCTGAAGTTAGAGTGCAGCACTCAGTGGACAGACTATACAATGTCAACTCAACTCAGTGTCCAGTATGCTTCTGTCTATTGTGTTAATAGTCAACTGCAGGTTTGGTCCCTAGACTggtcagcctggtctcatagactagatgtaacatagtaaatgtaaatctgtaaagacccaaattagtatgatatgatacatttggtatggttacaaacagaaagtagggtggttggtcggggtggatgggtTCTAAAGCGAACGTCTACTAACCCaaggttgcgtgttcaaatcttatcacggacaactttagatAATTAGCAACtgtgcaactacttactactattTAGCTACTTTGTAACTACTTAGCATTTTACCTTCCCCtaatcataaccctaaccttaaccctttaacctaactcctaaccctcaccctaaccttaaccctttaacctaactcctaaccctcaccctaaccttaacacctaACACCCAGcaaatgttagccacctagctaatgttagctacaacaaattggaattcgtaacatatcatacattttgcaaattcataacatattgtacgatTTGCAATTCCTAACGTATTGTACAAATGCAATTCGTAATGCatcatatgaattgtaattcgcaatatatcatacaaaatggataatggacatccacaaactaatacataccatacccAGAAGTCAAATATCATACTAATTGAAGTAActtggatttacatttactatgttacgtctaacCGAGTCCAGGTTGGACTGCACATCCCTGGAGCACTGCCGAATGATGTGATTACAGATCTCGCTGTCTGCACCCTGTGAATAAACATGCTTAATAAAACAGTAGGTGAGCTTTTTCCCCCTATGGTTAAGTTCTTCATTTTTATTGCAGTCTCTTGCATATCTTTGTTTGTGGGGAATGTACCACGCCTCTGAAAACAGTCATTCAGAATTAGGTGTTAGTTAGGCATTTGCTAAGGTCATGCTTGCCACTGCATGATTGCATTATTGACTGATTATCATAACTCCAGAAAGTTTCACTCAGGTGTTGATTCT includes:
- the LOC115128923 gene encoding prolactin-releasing peptide receptor-like, translated to MDGSGSGWTGGLLPSVSEKTTEGDSVFEMAVQNDSANHSSLFADVALLQSFKLLIIPCYSLVVVVGVLGNYLLLYVICRTRKMHNVTNFFIGNLAFSDMLMCVTCVPLTLAYAFNPRGWVFGRFMCYLVFLIQPVTVYVSVFTLTAIAVDRYYATVHPLKKRTSVSTCAYVLSGIWLLSCGLVAPAVAHTYHVEFKEEGLTICEEFWLGQEKERLAYAYSTLLVTYVLPLSAVCTSYLCISFKLRNCVAPGHRSRDQAEAQRARKRKIFRLVALVVAAFGVCWLPIHVFNVLRDIDIRLINKRHFLLIQLLCHLCAMSSSCCNPFLYAWLHDRFRAELRKMFTCHHRIGIPTNHCAMASVVL